A region from the Mycolicibacterium litorale genome encodes:
- a CDS encoding enoyl-CoA hydratase yields MTTTDSGTGTYVSIDDLIVALDDGVLSVTLNRPDSLNSLTAEMLTGIADALEQAAGDPAVKVVRLGGAGRGFSSGAGISEEDQAKKSEIGINAVLDAANRAVRAIVALPKPVVAVVQGPAAGVGASLALASDVVLASERAFFMLAFTKIGLMPDGGASALFAAAVGRIRAMRMALLAERISAAEAFDWGLVTALHPADQFEAEVDKVLAVLKSGPAVALRKTKRAINAATLTELEGALERETEGQLQLLASHDFREGTRAFQERREADFTDH; encoded by the coding sequence ATGACGACCACCGACTCCGGAACCGGCACATACGTGAGCATCGACGACCTCATCGTCGCACTCGACGACGGGGTGCTGTCGGTGACGCTGAATCGGCCCGACAGCCTGAACTCGCTGACCGCGGAGATGCTGACCGGGATCGCGGATGCGCTGGAGCAGGCCGCGGGCGATCCGGCGGTGAAGGTGGTGCGACTCGGCGGTGCGGGACGCGGCTTCAGCTCGGGCGCGGGGATCAGCGAAGAGGACCAGGCCAAGAAGTCGGAGATCGGGATCAACGCCGTGCTCGATGCGGCCAACCGCGCAGTGCGGGCGATCGTCGCGCTGCCGAAGCCGGTGGTGGCGGTGGTACAGGGGCCGGCGGCCGGGGTGGGCGCCTCGCTGGCGTTGGCTTCCGACGTCGTATTGGCTTCGGAGAGAGCGTTTTTCATGCTGGCCTTCACCAAGATCGGGTTGATGCCCGACGGTGGCGCGTCGGCGCTGTTCGCCGCGGCGGTCGGGCGTATCCGGGCGATGCGCATGGCGCTGCTGGCGGAGCGGATCTCGGCGGCGGAGGCGTTCGACTGGGGCCTGGTCACCGCGCTGCATCCGGCCGACCAGTTCGAGGCCGAGGTCGACAAGGTCCTCGCCGTGCTGAAGTCGGGGCCGGCGGTGGCGTTGCGAAAGACCAAGCGGGCGATCAACGCGGCGACGCTCACCGAGCTGGAAGGTGCGTTGGAACGCGAGACCGAGGGGCAGTTGCAGTTGCTGGCGTCGCACGACTTCCGGGAGGGCACCCGCGCTTTCCAGGAACGCCGTGAGGCCGACTTCACCGATCACTGA
- a CDS encoding gamma carbonic anhydrase family protein produces the protein MPEPLIAAVGEHAPALDDTSWVAPNAAVIGWVRLAAKASVWYGATLRAEVEPIEIGEGSNIQDGVTVHVDPGFPARIGADVSVGHNAVLHGCTIEDGCLIGMGAVVLNGARIGRGSLVAAGAVVAQGVEVPPGSLVAGVPGKVRRALTEQEIDGNRTNAVLYQHLVDAHR, from the coding sequence ATGCCGGAACCCCTGATAGCCGCCGTGGGCGAACACGCCCCCGCACTCGACGACACGTCATGGGTGGCGCCGAACGCCGCGGTGATCGGCTGGGTGAGGCTCGCCGCGAAGGCCAGCGTCTGGTACGGCGCCACGCTGCGCGCCGAGGTCGAGCCGATCGAGATCGGGGAGGGCAGCAACATCCAGGACGGCGTGACGGTCCACGTCGACCCCGGATTCCCCGCCCGCATCGGCGCCGACGTCAGCGTCGGGCACAACGCCGTACTGCACGGCTGCACGATCGAGGACGGCTGCCTGATCGGCATGGGCGCGGTCGTCCTCAACGGGGCGCGGATCGGCCGCGGCTCCCTGGTCGCGGCGGGAGCCGTCGTCGCCCAGGGCGTCGAGGTTCCGCCCGGCTCCCTCGTCGCCGGGGTGCCCGGCAAGGTGCGTCGCGCGCTGACTGAACAGGAGATCGACGGCAACCGCACCAACGCGGTGCTCTATCAGCACCTGGTCGACGCGCACCGCTGA
- a CDS encoding NAD(P)H-binding protein has protein sequence MKNLRVLVTGATGYVGSRLVSALLDVGADVVVASRNPDRLRAFGWYDDVTSVALDAQQPDSVKQALADAGPIDVIYYLVHAIGQPDFRDTDNQAATNVAEAARDAGVRRIVYLGGFVPTDETLSEHLAGRAEVAEALTVAGGPDVVWLGAAIIIGAGSTSFEMLRYVGDRFLVLPMPKWAANPIDPISIRDALHYLVAAADTEKVPAGAYDIRGPETTTYGELLQKYARLAGRRRAPLPVRGIDTTVVSQLSGLVLPVPGGLAGDLIESLDHPMTASKDGLYDIVGAPAGGLTGIDDAIRRALSPQRPRPVNALVDVHHLADTDPDWAGGDNERITRLIRPVTPPIARPALALLGLVPGPVAAAVRTGLDTLVNLVPKGHSA, from the coding sequence GTGAAAAACCTGCGAGTCCTGGTCACCGGTGCCACCGGCTATGTCGGATCCCGGCTGGTCAGCGCCCTGCTCGACGTGGGCGCCGACGTGGTGGTGGCCAGCCGGAACCCCGACCGGCTGCGCGCGTTCGGGTGGTACGACGATGTGACGTCCGTCGCACTCGACGCGCAGCAACCGGATTCGGTGAAGCAGGCGCTGGCCGATGCCGGGCCGATCGACGTCATCTACTACCTGGTGCACGCGATCGGACAGCCGGACTTCCGGGACACCGACAATCAGGCGGCCACCAACGTCGCCGAGGCGGCGCGGGACGCCGGGGTCCGGCGCATCGTCTACCTCGGGGGATTCGTCCCCACCGACGAGACGCTCTCCGAGCACCTCGCCGGCCGCGCCGAGGTCGCCGAGGCGCTGACCGTTGCGGGCGGGCCCGATGTCGTCTGGCTGGGTGCGGCCATCATCATCGGCGCGGGATCGACCTCGTTCGAGATGCTCCGGTACGTCGGCGACCGGTTCCTGGTGCTGCCGATGCCGAAGTGGGCGGCCAATCCGATCGACCCCATCTCGATCCGCGATGCGCTGCACTATCTGGTGGCCGCCGCGGACACCGAGAAGGTGCCCGCGGGCGCGTACGACATCCGCGGTCCGGAGACCACCACCTACGGCGAGCTGCTGCAGAAGTACGCGCGGCTGGCCGGCAGGCGGCGCGCGCCGCTGCCCGTGCGGGGTATCGACACCACCGTCGTCTCCCAGCTGAGCGGCCTGGTGCTCCCGGTGCCGGGCGGACTTGCCGGTGACCTCATCGAATCGCTCGACCATCCGATGACCGCCTCGAAGGACGGCCTCTACGACATCGTCGGTGCCCCCGCCGGCGGTCTCACCGGCATCGACGACGCCATCCGGCGCGCGCTTTCACCGCAACGCCCTCGTCCGGTCAACGCGTTGGTCGACGTGCACCACCTCGCCGACACGGATCCGGACTGGGCCGGCGGCGACAACGAGCGCATCACCCGGCTGATCCGTCCGGTCACCCCGCCCATCGCCCGGCCGGCGCTCGCACTGCTCGGCCTGGTGCCCGGACCGGTGGCGGCGGCGGTGCGCACGGGTCTGGACACCCTCGTCAACCTGGTACCGAAAGGGCATTCGGCATGA
- a CDS encoding CPBP family intramembrane glutamic endopeptidase, which yields MTETDQSSPTPAPCDERTGFFREARDVVTSVAAPAGEWPAVIRRRRIIVAIFVVIGFGLLGYSLSIPPGDPDFYWFTAGLAVWWTAGAFFSGPLHLGRICFRGRNQRPVITGTAVGLALGGAFLVAGLVAREIPLMREFAVRVLEHANVGALWLVVVITVVNGLAEELFFRGALYTSLGNRWNGWWAVLWSTAIYVVVTGVSTQNFMLAIAAIVLGTVCALERRATGGVLAPMLTHFFWGLVMVLALPPVFGV from the coding sequence ATGACGGAAACCGATCAGTCGTCACCGACCCCCGCGCCGTGCGACGAACGGACCGGTTTCTTCCGGGAGGCGCGTGACGTCGTCACCAGTGTGGCCGCACCGGCCGGCGAGTGGCCCGCGGTGATCCGTCGCCGCCGGATCATCGTGGCGATCTTCGTCGTCATCGGTTTCGGGCTGCTCGGCTATTCGCTGTCGATCCCGCCGGGCGATCCCGATTTCTACTGGTTCACCGCAGGCCTCGCCGTCTGGTGGACCGCGGGTGCGTTCTTCTCCGGTCCACTTCACTTGGGCCGCATCTGTTTTCGGGGCCGCAACCAGCGACCGGTGATCACCGGCACCGCGGTCGGCCTGGCGCTGGGCGGGGCGTTCCTGGTGGCCGGGCTGGTGGCCCGGGAGATCCCGCTGATGCGGGAGTTCGCCGTCCGCGTGCTCGAACACGCCAACGTGGGGGCGCTGTGGCTGGTCGTCGTGATCACCGTGGTCAACGGGCTGGCCGAGGAGCTGTTCTTCCGCGGCGCGCTCTACACCTCGCTGGGCAACCGGTGGAACGGGTGGTGGGCGGTGCTGTGGTCGACGGCGATCTATGTCGTGGTGACCGGCGTGAGCACGCAGAACTTCATGCTGGCGATCGCGGCGATCGTGCTCGGCACGGTGTGCGCCCTGGAACGTCGCGCGACCGGGGGAGTGCTCGCACCGATGCTCACCCACTTCTTCTGGGGTCTGGTCATGGTGCTCGCGCTTCCCCCGGTGTTCGGCGTCTAA
- the tet(V) gene encoding tetracycline efflux MFS transporter Tet(V), producing the protein MAAVSLSIFAEGMWTVVMALQVIAIDNDPAALSLVATCLGAGLVAFVLVGGIAADRFSQRTIIIVVEAVNLLTVTTVAALGLSGALQIWHLAVAAAMLGVAAAFFFPAYSAILPRILPAEQLLAANGVEGVVRPVFQRSVGPAVAGMVVGATLPSIGAAVVAVLFGLGLLLLIATRPEPATPQPVTQSHVLHDLRDSFRFMLRTPWLLATLLFASMFVLVVLGPIEVLLPFIAQERFTDGARTYGFILAFFGVGSALGALAVSSMRMPRRYLTVMMTMWGAGSIPLVVIGTTSSFPVMAAATFVVGVTDGAGMVIWGTLLQRRVPREMLGRVSSLDFFVSLAFMPVSFAIVGPLSKIVSMETIFMVAGVVPVLLAAVAATAARMPRDELAHPLR; encoded by the coding sequence ATGGCGGCGGTCTCACTGTCGATCTTCGCCGAAGGCATGTGGACGGTCGTGATGGCGCTGCAGGTCATCGCGATCGACAACGACCCCGCGGCGCTGTCGCTGGTGGCCACCTGCCTGGGCGCCGGGCTCGTCGCGTTCGTCCTCGTCGGCGGCATCGCCGCCGACCGGTTCAGCCAACGCACGATCATCATCGTCGTCGAGGCGGTCAACCTGCTGACCGTCACCACGGTGGCGGCACTGGGTTTGTCTGGCGCCCTGCAGATCTGGCACCTCGCGGTGGCGGCGGCCATGCTGGGTGTCGCGGCGGCGTTCTTCTTCCCCGCTTACAGCGCGATCCTTCCGCGCATCCTGCCCGCCGAACAACTGTTGGCCGCCAACGGTGTCGAGGGTGTGGTGCGTCCGGTGTTCCAGCGCTCGGTGGGGCCTGCGGTGGCCGGCATGGTGGTCGGTGCGACGCTGCCGTCGATCGGCGCCGCCGTGGTGGCGGTGCTGTTCGGGCTCGGTCTGCTGCTGCTGATCGCCACGCGGCCCGAACCTGCCACCCCGCAACCGGTCACGCAGTCTCACGTCCTGCACGATCTGCGCGACAGCTTCCGCTTCATGCTGCGCACCCCGTGGCTGCTGGCAACGCTGTTGTTCGCCAGCATGTTCGTGCTCGTCGTACTCGGGCCCATCGAAGTGCTGCTGCCCTTCATCGCCCAGGAGCGGTTCACCGACGGTGCCCGCACCTACGGCTTCATCCTGGCCTTCTTCGGGGTGGGCAGCGCGCTCGGTGCGCTCGCCGTGTCGTCGATGCGGATGCCGCGGCGCTATCTCACCGTGATGATGACGATGTGGGGTGCGGGTTCGATCCCGCTGGTGGTCATCGGGACGACGTCGTCGTTCCCGGTGATGGCCGCCGCCACGTTCGTCGTCGGGGTGACCGACGGGGCGGGCATGGTCATCTGGGGCACACTGCTGCAGCGGCGGGTGCCCAGGGAGATGCTCGGCCGGGTGTCGAGCCTCGACTTCTTCGTCTCACTGGCGTTCATGCCGGTGTCGTTCGCGATCGTCGGGCCGCTGTCGAAGATCGTGTCGATGGAGACGATCTTCATGGTCGCCGGTGTCGTACCGGTGCTGCTGGCCGCGGTCGCCGCAACGGCCGCCCGGATGCCCCGCGACGAGCTGGCGCACCCGTTGCGTTAG
- a CDS encoding CaiB/BaiF CoA transferase family protein, whose amino-acid sequence MAGPLQGLRVVELAGIGPGPHAAMILGDLGADVVRIERPGKGPGIPAKGRDQLLRNRRSVGANLKTDEGRELVLRLIAKADVLIEGFRPGVTERLGLGPEDCAKVNERLIYGRMTGWGQTGPRSQQAGHDINYISLNGVLHAVGRAGERPVPPLNLAGDFGGGSMFLLVGILAALWERERSGKGQVVDAAMVDGSSVLAQMMWAFRAMGMWSDERGVNMLDTGAPYYDTYETSDGKYVAVGAIEPQFYAELLDKLGLDPAELPDQNDMSRWPELRAVLTKAFAEHDRDHWTKVFAGSDACCTPVLSFGEVESEPHNTERDTFYREGDFLFPAPAPRFSRTTTATPTPPGPPGADTEAVLNDWV is encoded by the coding sequence ATGGCGGGACCACTGCAGGGACTGCGCGTCGTGGAATTGGCCGGTATCGGCCCCGGTCCGCACGCGGCGATGATCCTCGGCGATCTGGGGGCGGACGTGGTCCGCATCGAACGGCCCGGGAAGGGACCCGGCATCCCCGCCAAGGGCCGTGACCAGCTGTTGCGCAACCGGCGATCCGTCGGCGCCAACCTCAAGACCGACGAGGGCCGCGAGCTGGTGCTGCGGTTGATCGCCAAGGCCGACGTCCTCATCGAGGGTTTCCGTCCCGGCGTCACCGAGCGTCTCGGGCTCGGCCCCGAGGACTGCGCGAAGGTCAACGAACGGCTCATCTACGGCCGCATGACCGGCTGGGGCCAGACCGGCCCACGCAGCCAGCAGGCCGGCCACGACATCAACTACATCTCGCTCAACGGTGTGCTGCACGCCGTCGGTCGTGCGGGCGAGCGTCCGGTCCCGCCGCTGAACCTGGCGGGCGACTTCGGCGGCGGGTCGATGTTCCTGCTCGTCGGCATCCTCGCCGCGCTGTGGGAGCGCGAGCGCTCCGGCAAGGGTCAGGTAGTCGACGCCGCGATGGTCGACGGGTCGAGCGTGCTGGCACAGATGATGTGGGCCTTCCGTGCGATGGGCATGTGGTCCGACGAGCGCGGGGTCAACATGCTCGACACCGGTGCGCCCTACTACGACACCTACGAGACGTCGGACGGCAAGTACGTCGCCGTCGGGGCGATCGAACCGCAGTTCTACGCCGAACTGCTCGACAAGCTCGGGCTCGATCCCGCCGAGCTGCCCGACCAGAACGACATGAGCCGTTGGCCCGAACTGCGCGCCGTGCTCACCAAGGCGTTCGCCGAACACGACCGCGACCACTGGACGAAGGTCTTCGCCGGCAGCGACGCCTGCTGCACGCCGGTGCTGTCCTTCGGGGAGGTCGAGAGCGAACCCCACAACACCGAACGCGACACCTTCTACCGCGAGGGTGACTTCCTGTTCCCGGCGCCGGCCCCGCGGTTCTCCCGGACCACGACGGCGACGCCGACGCCGCCCGGCCCGCCCGGAGCCGACACCGAAGCGGTCCTCAACGACTGGGTTTGA
- a CDS encoding 3-hydroxyacyl-CoA dehydrogenase, producing the protein MEIKDAAAVVTGGASGLGLATTKRLLDRGASVVVIDLKGEEAVADLGARAKFVQANVTDPEQVTAALDAAEEMGPLRINVNCAGIGNAIKTLSKNGPFPLDEFNKVIQVNLVGTFNVLRLAAERIAKTEPINGERGVIVNTASVAAFEGQIGQAAYSASKGGVVGMTLPIARDLSRELIRVCTIAPGLFKTPLLGSLPEEAQASLGKQVPHPARLGDPDEYGALATHIVENPMLNGEVIRLDGAIRMAPR; encoded by the coding sequence GTGGAAATCAAAGACGCCGCAGCGGTCGTCACCGGCGGAGCCTCGGGTCTGGGCCTGGCCACCACGAAGCGGCTGCTCGACCGGGGCGCCTCCGTCGTGGTGATCGACCTCAAGGGTGAAGAGGCCGTCGCCGACCTCGGCGCGCGCGCGAAGTTCGTGCAGGCCAACGTCACCGACCCCGAGCAGGTCACCGCCGCGCTGGACGCCGCCGAGGAGATGGGGCCGCTGCGCATCAACGTCAACTGCGCGGGCATCGGCAACGCGATCAAGACGCTGAGCAAGAACGGTCCGTTCCCGCTCGACGAGTTCAACAAGGTCATCCAGGTCAACCTCGTCGGCACGTTCAACGTGCTGCGGCTGGCGGCCGAGCGCATCGCCAAGACCGAGCCCATCAACGGGGAACGCGGCGTCATCGTCAACACCGCCTCCGTCGCGGCGTTCGAGGGCCAGATCGGCCAGGCCGCGTACTCGGCGTCCAAGGGTGGTGTGGTCGGCATGACCCTGCCGATCGCCCGCGACCTGTCGCGTGAGTTGATCCGCGTCTGCACCATCGCCCCGGGTCTGTTCAAGACCCCGCTGCTGGGCTCGCTGCCCGAGGAGGCGCAGGCCTCGCTGGGCAAGCAGGTGCCGCACCCCGCCCGCCTCGGCGATCCCGACGAGTACGGTGCGCTGGCCACCCACATCGTCGAGAACCCGATGCTCAACGGCGAGGTGATCCGCCTCGACGGCGCGATCCGCATGGCGCCCAGGTAG
- a CDS encoding NAD(P)H-dependent flavin oxidoreductase: MALQTKFTETFGVEHPIVQGGMQWVGRAELVAAVANAGALGFITALTQPTPADLANEIARCRDLTDKPFGVNLTILPTINPPPYDEYRQVIVDSGIKIVETAGSNPAPHLPMFHDNGIKVLHKCTSVRHAVKAQSLGVDGISIDGFECAGHPGEDDIPGLVLIPAAADKIEIPMIASGGFADARGLVAALALGADGINMGSRFMCTVESAIHQKVKEAIVAGTELDTELIFRPLRNTARVASNAVSREVVEILNRGGQFEDVKDLVAGKRGVKVYEIGDLDAGIWSVGTSMGLINDIPTVGELVGRMVEEAEQLITGRLAGLVKPADEPVPA, encoded by the coding sequence ATGGCACTCCAGACCAAGTTCACCGAGACGTTCGGTGTCGAGCACCCGATCGTGCAGGGTGGGATGCAGTGGGTCGGCCGCGCCGAACTCGTTGCGGCCGTGGCCAATGCGGGTGCGCTCGGGTTCATCACCGCGCTCACGCAGCCCACGCCCGCCGATCTGGCGAACGAGATCGCGCGGTGCCGCGACCTCACCGACAAACCGTTCGGGGTGAACCTGACGATCCTGCCGACGATCAACCCGCCGCCCTACGACGAGTACCGCCAGGTCATCGTCGACTCCGGCATCAAGATCGTGGAGACGGCGGGCTCGAACCCGGCGCCGCACCTGCCGATGTTCCACGACAACGGCATCAAGGTGCTGCACAAGTGCACGTCGGTGCGACACGCGGTCAAGGCGCAGAGCCTCGGGGTCGACGGCATCAGCATCGACGGGTTCGAATGCGCCGGCCACCCGGGTGAGGACGACATCCCGGGGCTGGTGCTCATCCCTGCCGCGGCGGACAAGATCGAGATCCCGATGATCGCCTCCGGTGGCTTCGCCGACGCCCGCGGGCTGGTGGCGGCCCTGGCCCTCGGTGCCGACGGCATCAACATGGGCAGCCGCTTCATGTGCACGGTGGAGTCCGCGATCCACCAGAAGGTCAAGGAAGCGATCGTGGCGGGTACCGAGCTCGACACGGAGCTGATCTTCCGGCCGCTGCGCAACACCGCGCGCGTGGCGAGCAACGCCGTCTCCCGGGAGGTCGTGGAGATCCTCAACCGGGGCGGTCAGTTCGAGGACGTCAAGGATCTGGTCGCCGGCAAGCGCGGCGTGAAGGTCTACGAGATCGGCGATCTGGACGCCGGGATCTGGAGCGTCGGGACGTCGATGGGGCTGATCAACGACATCCCGACGGTGGGCGAGCTGGTCGGCCGGATGGTCGAGGAGGCCGAACA